From the genome of Colwellia psychrerythraea 34H, one region includes:
- a CDS encoding pirin family protein — translation MIKHYPYKSLGGANHGWLKSKHHFSFANYYNPTRMGFGKLRVINDDWVEPGMGFPSHPHRNMEIISFIRSGEITHQDSTGNKGITKTGEVQVMSAGKGIVHSEYNRTKDPLTFYQIWLETNKNDVTPRWESKKFPTKQAAVLTLLASGYPEDKDKALFINQEARIYGGKLAKGTLIEQDIRHQAYILASDGMFKVEDSSANITMNKGDGAEISQSSSIRLRATTDCEIIIIDTIK, via the coding sequence ATGATCAAACATTATCCCTATAAAAGTCTTGGTGGCGCTAATCACGGTTGGCTCAAATCTAAGCATCACTTTAGTTTTGCTAATTACTATAATCCTACCCGCATGGGTTTTGGAAAGTTACGTGTAATCAATGATGACTGGGTTGAGCCAGGTATGGGCTTTCCTTCGCACCCACACCGAAATATGGAAATTATTAGTTTTATTCGTTCAGGTGAAATTACCCATCAAGATAGTACGGGTAATAAAGGCATAACTAAAACAGGTGAAGTGCAAGTGATGAGTGCCGGAAAAGGTATTGTGCATTCAGAATATAACCGCACCAAAGATCCGTTAACCTTTTATCAAATTTGGCTTGAAACCAATAAAAATGACGTGACGCCTCGTTGGGAAAGCAAAAAGTTCCCCACTAAGCAGGCAGCTGTACTTACTTTATTAGCATCAGGTTATCCAGAAGATAAGGATAAAGCCCTTTTTATCAACCAAGAAGCACGCATCTATGGTGGTAAATTAGCTAAAGGTACTCTGATTGAGCAAGACATTAGACATCAAGCTTACATATTAGCCTCTGATGGTATGTTCAAAGTTGAGGACAGCTCCGCAAATATAACGATGAACAAAGGTGATGGTGCCGAAATCAGTCAATCAAGTTCAATACGATTGAGAGCAACTACAGATTGTGAAATTATTATTATCGACACCATAAAATAG
- a CDS encoding GIY-YIG nuclease family protein, translating to MSIDNSQQRINPDNVAFGNVYIMTHSIFSNVIKIGCTSDDTEEYAKSLSAKGPGDYKLYFSLPCNNPCQIKKQLRKHFDAEQYVNEFYEVSPEIAKSVLKRELMKIPVLSIH from the coding sequence ATGAGTATTGATAATTCACAACAGCGCATAAATCCTGACAACGTTGCTTTTGGTAATGTTTATATAATGACCCATTCAATTTTCTCAAATGTGATTAAAATTGGTTGCACTTCTGATGATACTGAAGAGTATGCAAAATCACTTTCGGCGAAAGGTCCTGGTGATTATAAATTGTATTTTTCTTTGCCTTGCAATAATCCATGCCAGATTAAAAAACAGTTAAGAAAACATTTCGATGCTGAACAATACGTTAATGAGTTTTATGAAGTTTCTCCAGAAATAGCAAAAAGTGTATTAAAAAGAGAATTGATGAAAATACCTGTTTTAAGCATCCATTAA
- a CDS encoding LysR family transcriptional regulator, which yields METIFLDHFGDDMGQLEDMYIFLRVVETGSITKAAEQMNIAKSAVSKRLSLLEQKLGIKLINRTTRKSSITEAGQRYYQRSKLIIDEVDELNSQTSSSKRALEGTLNIAVPLSFGLTHLAPALDLFLQQHSDLKLNINFSDQKIDIVEQGVDLAFRIGQLDNSSLQARKIAPIKHVLCASPEYLKLQGEPKTPNDLKNHKVIKYGNLDQGGLKLLNKEGEEHIVHFEPHIIANNGDFLKSLAESNHGITYLPSFIVWQSLATKKLVPVLADYKIESMHAYAVYPPNRHLPLKVRSLIDFLVERFGNDPYWDQY from the coding sequence ATGGAAACAATCTTTCTTGATCATTTTGGAGATGATATGGGACAACTTGAAGATATGTATATTTTTCTGCGTGTTGTTGAAACGGGCAGTATTACCAAAGCAGCAGAACAGATGAATATCGCTAAGTCTGCGGTAAGTAAGCGCTTATCTTTGTTAGAGCAAAAACTGGGTATTAAGTTAATCAATCGTACCACTCGAAAGTCCAGTATTACCGAAGCAGGTCAGCGTTATTACCAACGCAGTAAACTTATTATTGATGAAGTGGATGAATTAAACAGCCAAACTTCTAGCAGTAAAAGAGCATTAGAGGGCACACTAAATATTGCGGTGCCGTTATCGTTTGGGCTGACTCACTTGGCACCGGCACTTGATTTGTTTTTGCAGCAGCATAGCGATTTAAAGTTAAACATTAATTTCTCCGATCAAAAAATAGATATTGTTGAGCAGGGCGTCGATTTAGCTTTTCGCATTGGCCAGTTAGATAATTCGAGCTTGCAAGCTCGAAAAATTGCGCCGATAAAACATGTGTTATGTGCGAGTCCTGAGTACTTAAAATTACAGGGAGAGCCAAAAACGCCAAATGATTTGAAAAACCATAAAGTGATTAAATATGGCAATTTAGACCAAGGCGGTCTGAAATTATTGAATAAAGAGGGTGAAGAACATATTGTGCATTTTGAGCCGCATATTATTGCCAATAATGGCGATTTTCTTAAGTCATTGGCGGAATCAAATCACGGTATCACCTATTTACCTAGTTTCATTGTCTGGCAGTCTTTAGCCACTAAAAAACTTGTTCCAGTATTAGCAGATTATAAAATAGAAAGTATGCATGCCTACGCTGTTTACCCGCCGAACAGACACTTACCGCTTAAAGTGCGTAGTTTGATCGATTTTTTGGTTGAACGCTTTGGTAACGATCCTTATTGGGATCAGTATTGA